tggactcgactattgtctgaagaagtactagagggaattgacaccatgaaacctgcaaagctgtctataaatctgtaagagtacaaggggttggagatcccttctgaacagcatgtagcgaggcatcccaaatatgctgaataatgttcatgtctcgggagttaggtggccagcagaagtgtttaaactcagaagtgtgttcattgggccactctgtagcaattctggacgtgtggggtgtcacactctcctactggaattgcccgagtccgttggaatgcacaatggacatgaacggatgcaggtagacaggatgcttacatatgtgtctggGTCggacctagacgtatcaggtgtcccatataacttcatctgcacatgctccacaccgttacagaggctgcaccagcttgaactgtcccctgctgacaggcagggtccgtggattcatgaggttgtctccatacccgtgcaggTCCTTCTgcttgacacaatttgaaatgagactcatccaaccaagcaacatgtttccaatcatcaacagtccagtgtcagtatcCCAGACAGGGGATAAAGCTTtgggtcatgcagtcatcaagggtacatgagtaggcctgcagctccgaaagcccacatcaatgATGCTTCACTGAATGATTTGTATGATGAAATTTGTTAAtgactcagcactgaaatctgcagcaatctgtggaagggttgcacttctgtcatgactGTAGCACCACCACCGTTTAGGACAGGGAAAGTTAGTTCTGTgcaaatattctgagcacaagttacaggcaggtgcaggccggattgcagtgagttacgcataccaacagttgcgaagtagaatagaggccacagggcagtcaaattgctgaaagaataTACATAGCACCTTTGcttgtcgcaaatcacaggcagaaggggcccactggccaacataGCATGTTATGAGTATGTGACGAGAAGTGGCTCTTATGGCAAAACAGAGCCATACAGCCATGTATAAATAGGTgcggtttctaacgagattcattcaagtgtggcagctctcctgggtgccAGGACGTGTCACATCACCagttacatgcagcagcagatggggcagcAGCGTTCCAGTCCACAGTGGGTCACTGGTTCGACACTCTGAGGTTGACGCaaggtccgtagccagccagcagtGGGCCACTTCACGACTTGCTACTGTAGGCAGGCATCCTGGGTTCCAACACACGCTGAAGGCATCCCAATGCGAGGGCCACAGATTAAGACACCGGATCGCGGGCACTATGGTCGCTGCGATCTCAGTCACTTCGGCGACAGGCACGCAGTTGGCCGCCTGCAACTCGCGCTGAGTAAGCAGGGATGCAGACTGCTGAGTCGACTGCCAGCACCCTGATGACGCCGCAACTCCGCTGGCGCACAAGGCCAGCACACATTGCGTGcatgggtcgctgaggcagccattcggcgccaagccattttgcagacagcgaagtggtgtcctcagcattgcaggacacAGTGATGCAGATCGAGAGGAACAGCGGCACTGtaactggaaacaataaatcacttggaaagctcggacgagtcttaatatggtgccttctgcctcttcccactacatttggtgttgtgttacatttggtggcagaagttgccactaaatttggtgtcagaatagtggaTGTCGTCAGTGCAGTACTACGTTTGAGCCCACCAcctgcattacagtcacaagatgtggtgagttttgaccagGTTTCTTTTCAGTGTTGgaagtttcctttctttatttgtttgtgttttgagtatgGATCCTGGCAGCCAATTTTGGATGTTTTGCGTGGGCACACTATGTTTTTGacagaataagtgttagtgtatttggggcacTGAGAGTTATTTTTTCGTgatatttaattacttttgctttggtttgagtatgatgttacCGAGTATGATGATACTGAGATGTAGGGATTtgggttattcttgtacttaaatgttttgtttcagaaCTAACTGGGAACAAAAGCAACACAATAGCAGAGTCAGGCATTTGAGGTGTGTTGGAACCAGAAGTGGTACGGATTTAGTTGGATAAAGTAGCACAATTGAAAGCAGACAATACACAGTTAAGAAGTTAATTAACATCTAGATGTGAGTGGGAAACCGCATCtcatcagtcgttgttgcctagggtgcaggagattgatccagctgccacAAGTCTGATTATTGCGTTTTCTggaaaggcatctgaggatgtgcgtttgtttgtggaggacttggagacttcagcggtgatgaatggttggtttgatgaacagttgttacatattgccaagattagattaatgggtGAAGTGAAAACATGTGTAAGgtattctgaggccttaaggaaggcaggacagtttaagcagttaaaggaagggctttcacaaaggtacaaaaaacacaatagcactcagtactttaCACAGAGTTTAAAAACAATGTCAAAGATACAGGGGAGACGATGGaaaaatttgcggacaggataagggaaattaatgattATACTTACGAGGTGGGTCAGAGCGATGACACAAATACTGTTCTGTTGGAGGAGgctgagcaaagggcacttgatgtatttttgagagggttaccggcgcacatgtcacggaaagtgcgtgaagaTTTGTATTTGACCATTTGGCTagcaattcaatgtgaggaaacaTATGTAGCAACAGGGGTACGCGAGAGGCAAACTCTGTTACAGcaggtgtgaaatgttttaagtgtggtcatacaggacatgtgcagaggcaatgcacccagtcatcacggattAAAGGAAGGGGTAGAAATCGGCAgcggggaggatggagaagtggagataggagaggtggacaagaGTTAAATGGTAGAGGGGGCCccagacccacctaagggagctcccgtttaatttcaatgctacaaatacgtatgcacaggtggaatgttcagtgttaGGATCCATAGGAGCTAAAAAGTTTAAGATATTGTTGGACaaaggggcgcaagtgtcagtggctactaggaatataatggGATGAAGGAAGCTAGAGGCACTACGTTGTCGGTtgtgtggagtgggggataaggaggtcacacctttggggtcggtaacagttgactttcgaatagagaaagtccgatttaatgcacacatggaggtagtaccatgggtaagggagggctacgacatgatcctaggagtagatttcttgcatcgaCATCATGCCTAAGTAGACCTTGGACaatgaactgtggaacttggtggaatgttatttcagctaggggaaacagctgtcaatgcagagctgtcacgAGCGGCgttcaacataatgaacaaaccaattgaactgcATACTTTAGCACTAAGGCTTAATTCCCATGAGTATGTGTCTGGTGGCAttgggaagtcgctttgggtaagtgtggagtcaaatctacctgtgggtacagtacgTGTCATTGAACCATtgcaggataatgaagttttgagtCTATTTGGTTGTTTTctgaaacgtagtgttgtacgcgTCCAGGAGGGCAACAACGGGCGAGTAGTTCCTGtgaatgtggataattttagcactgtagacgcaaatttgagaaaaggagttttagtagcaaatttggatgtgctaCATGACTAAGACTAGTGTTCAAGAGATAGgcaaagcgatcaaccactaactgcattgcatgacaaaattaagaATTTGAAAGGGGAAAGAGAGAGTATGGAAGaactattgtgggaatttaaggatttgttttttccacaagggccgttaccagcaactccattagttcaacataggataacaacagggaatgaagcacctgtttaccgtaaaccatacagaataccgaggtatttgcagccgattgtggaggattacATTGATCAGCAGCTTGGGGACAGAATTACAGAGCATAGTAACAGTTGCTGGGGAGTTGGCATTGTCATTGTGCCTAAAACTTCTATGGATCGAACTAAGAAATATGGGTTCTGTTCttactaccgatacctcaataacaAGACAGTAACTGGCGCACACCCCATTCGAAACATATCAGAGACTTTGGATCATTTAGGACAGTGACAGTACgacggatttgacaagtggttatcatcagttagaggtggctccagaggatcgttgaaaaactgctttctctactcctggaggccattacctttacattagaatgccattcggtttgaaaaacgctccagcaacgtttcagagaTTGCTAGACAGTGTATTGAGGGGTTTGAAAAcatggcagtgtcttgtctatttggatgacttTACAGTGTTTTCaaatagtatggagcaacatagacagcggttaagggaagtctttatgaggttaagatcAGAttgtttgacgttgagcctggagaagtgtcattttgcatcaggagaagtaaaatatttgggtcatattatccgTAAGGATGTAGTGTGAActgatccgaggttggtacaggctgtaagggattttcaagGACCGAAACCAGTTatggaagtgcagtcattcatcggaatttgcaatttctgtcgaaagttcgtgaagggtttggCAGATTTAGCACAGTCGTTGATGCTATTGTtacagaagggtgtgaaatttgatcggtcagaagagtgtcagaaagcatttgacaaactgaaagaagtgttaacatcaagtctggttcttgtgtttccagattttggaaAGGAGTTTATACTATCATGCGAtccatcgaatcaagcattagggtgtgttcttagtcaggaaattgattggAAAGAGCATCCTGTAGCCTTTGCGtttaggcagttgaatgcagcagagaggaattactcaacaacggagagggagatgcttagtgtaatctatggaatcacatattttaaatgttatttatacaaGAGAAGATTTAGGGTATTgtcagatcatgctgcattgaagtaGTTGTTGGgtttgaaggatccgtccactaggcTCGCTAGATGGGCCGTGAGGCTAAGTGAATTTGGACTACAAGGTGGTGCACAAGCCAGGGTAGAAGCACGGTAATGCAGATGAACTAAGTAGgatggtggcaaaagtagaagtcataggttatgacataGCAGTACGGCAAGAATTACAGGTCacggacaacgattgtaaattgtatcagacacagccacaatttaatatgtgcaATGgttttctgtgcagggaaacgaagttagggccaagggtaatAGTGCCAGCTAAGTTGAGGCGATGAGGTTCTAAAGGAAGAACATGATCATGTTATATCTGGTGGTGGAGGGTGTAGAGTGGCGAATAGGAAAGTGGCAGAGAggtttggtggagaggtaggaaagtagatgttgatcagtatgtcaagaattgtataccaactacgcagagagcagatttgaaccagaatacagctacaacgattgccagaagcgacatgttcATTCTCTATGCTGGGGatcgatgtcttaggacctttcaggtgAACGCCATCGGGGAACAGATTCATTCTGACAATAACAGACCagttttcgaggtatgtggagatggtggctatgccaaatcaacaggcaacaATGGTGTAcctgagacaataattactgaccaaaggaccaacttcatgtcggatttaatgaaggaactgtgtgaaTTGTTGAACGTAAAAAAGTTGAGGATGAGCGTATTTCATCCACAGGCCAAtggaaggacagaacgggtacacaaCAATTGGGAAAAtgctgatttttttaaatgtggattctcatcaccatcagtgggacgagtattttaaacatattgtatgtacgtacaatgcaaaagtccatacaaataccggtttATCTCAATATGAGGTATtgtacgggcgaaaaatgccgtcaccaTTTGATTTGGTAAGGCTATAAAAAGGAAGGACTGATGGAACTGTACGTCAATTCACAAGAACAATTCGGTATGTTTGGAAAttggtacaaaaggcgaatacaaaggctttgaaaaggcaggaagacgcagtaaagtggaaaggaagtttactgcagtaTAGTGAGGGgtaatgggtaatgctgtccagcccctataaGCAGAAAGGGAAAACGAAAAAGTTCCTCacaaggtatcaagggccataccaagttgttgaaaccacatcccccgttaatgttaagcttcagctgccaactagaacaacaatAGTACACATTGGGAACTTACGGCCATTTAATGGTTGCCcagatgtgattccaggcatgtcacaggaaggaaagagcaagaaagagagagtgaagagaagttctaagcacagagaaaaccaggaagatagagttcAGCATGAATTACAGTATGCTTTGCGATCcggaaagtagtagagtatttgtaggttttttttgtttgttttcatgtcATGTATAATTGGGTTTGCATATAGTAATTAGGCATGGTATTtccatttgttgtatgtattttcaaACATAGCCTGGTGCGGacagcagtccttttgaagagggaggaacggTGATGGTGATCCCTTTCCTAAAGTCATTGAAAGGGGGAGCGTTGGCTTCATCATCAGGGTGAACGCCTTACAGGTGCAGCACCTGGATGGGGATGTGCTGGACTCAAGACAGGAAGATATGGTGGTGTCGAGTCACCTTTGGAGACTAAGGTTGGTATGGAACATATGGGAAATGCGGAATGAAGTAAGGAGGCTTGAGGAAGTGTTCGAAGAGCTTAGGCAATGTGCAGAGGGCAAGGGAATGCTGAAGGAAGTTGCAGGGGAGTATAAGAAATTGCATGAGGCTTATAAGACGCTATCAAATCAGGTAGGACAGATGGAGGAAGCAGTGCCACGAGTAAGATAGAAACGAGGATGGCTGAACCCAGGAAGAAAAGTTTTTGGAGCTGCAGAATAAAGCAATATAAAAGAGCTAAACAACACGGTGGAATGGTGGAAGCAGAGAGGCAACTTGCAGAGGAGAGTAGGGCAACAGAAGCTTGGCATGCAACTCAGATAGGCACATTGGAAGGGGAAGTCCTGAATAATACACGGTCGCTCCACGCATTAGCAGGGCAGGTAGTGGAATACGCTAAGTCGTCGGAAGACGTAATAAATCGCAACTTGGGATCCCTACAGGGGCATCTATAAGTACTAGATAGTAGGGTGGTGTTAATCAGACTTTTGCAAGGAGTAGCTGCAGTGTGTGGGATGTGCAAGGAGTAATAACGAATCTGCAAGAAACGCTGCATCACGCATGGCAAGGCCAGATAAGTATTGAATTGTTAACGCCAGACCAATATTTACGGGGGTTATGCAAGGTGCAGAACTGAACTACCATCACAGTTATATTTAATAATGGAGCCCAGCGAGCAAAATTTGACGTTTTTCTATCATGTCGCAATAGTAAGGGTAACAACCGACCGCTCACAAGTTTGGATATGATGTTTTGCCagcttcctgacattcacggtacaccaaTGAAATGGTCGTACATGAAAACCCCCACTTATCACTACCTTagagatgctctgtctcttcgatcctgcgccgactataacaccacgttaaactcacttaaatcttgataagctgccattgtaattgatctaacaactgcaccagacacttgccttatattGGTATTGCCAACTGAAGGGCCGTACTCTGATTttttttacatatccctgtatttaaatatgcatgcctataccagtttccttgccaCTTTAGTGTAACAACAATAACGATTAGTAATGGCCAAAGAAGACGTCGTAATGTGTATCTCCGATCAAGTTTGGGTGTTAAAATACTGAGAAGTGCAACAACATTTAAAACATCGAAATTTTCCTTGCATAGCTAATAACGTGAGAAAACtgtgtttttctctttcattaCAGCTGGCTTCTTCACttaaagcgcaggattccaggcagtgctgatttggtatcccgagtcacggttgattagattgtctgtgaccttaatctcaattgcttctttaatgacactgtcccaaaatgttgaggtctgtgtcacaatcttggtgtcattgtaatccattgaatgaccaagttccagacaatgctctgctatggctgatttagttgcctgcctgagtctggtatgtctctggtgttctttacacctgatgtccacagttctggtggtctggccaatgtatgacatcccacattggcatggtatgttgtaaatacctggcttgcgtagccccaggtcatcttttacattccccagcatagccccaattttggtgggtgggcaaaatatgctcttgatgtcatatttctggagaatcctgctgatcttggtagagataggtccggcatatggcaagtatgccatcttcttggcctcttctggttcttcttctggatcctttggccggttggcaggttgaagtgccttctggatatctctagaggagtacccattcctgctgaacactgattgtaagtgttctatttctatggccagactatcaggatctgacagagtttgtgctctgtggaccagtgttttgagcactccattcttctgtgccggatggtggcaactgctggcttgaaggtataagtcagtgtgtgtaggtttgcggtacacactgtgtccaaatgtgccatctccct
This region of Schistocerca gregaria isolate iqSchGreg1 chromosome 7, iqSchGreg1.2, whole genome shotgun sequence genomic DNA includes:
- the LOC126282524 gene encoding uncharacterized protein LOC126282524, with amino-acid sequence MKVITTSMTQMKRPKLQCRCSSRSASLCPAMLRTPLRCLQNGLAPNGCLSDPCTQCVLALCASGVAASSGCWQSTQQSASLLTQRELQAANCVPVAEVTEIAATIVPAIRCLNLWPSHWDAFSVCWNPGCLPTVASREVAHCWLATDLASTSECRTSDPLWTGTLLPHLLLHVTGDVTRPGTQESCHT